One Bremerella alba genomic window, TACGATATTGTCTACGAGGGCGAAATCCCTCCACTCTAAGAGCATGACTCAATGAGGGTAGTGCTATCGTGCTCAGCTGTTCATAAATTAATGGACTGACTGTTTTGATACCCATTAGGCGTCTGGCCGGTTCTCGCTTGAAAACAGGACGCAATTGCTCCTTGTGGCTGTAACCAACGCGATGCGAATCGGCTCGAGTGTCATTTCAGATTCACACTATAGGTGCAGAATCTTGGAAAGCTAATCGTTTGTAATTTCCAAGCGAAGCGTTCTCCCGGTCTTCAACTGCGGTAACTTCGGTCGAGGGCCGATTGATCACCCTGTTGCGACGCACAAGTTCAATGCAGGTTGGCTTAGGAAAACCGTTCAACACTTCTTGCGGCACCTCTGCCGTGCGATAGCCATCCAACTCGGCGTTTAGATTTACCTTCGTTAACGACGGGGTTGAATTGCGTCATCGATGCCAATCACGGCAAGATCGTCTGGTACAGGGATTTCTAGAGTACGACAAGCGTTGAGAACTTGTCGTTCGACAGCGACCTCACGCACCGAATAATGAGGGATAGGACGAGCCGAACCCAATTTCGATGAAGTGGTTTGTTTTGGGGCTCTCAACTTGCGACAATAGAAAGATCCTGTCAGTGACTAAATCAAAGTCCTTGGGTATGTTCTTTCGCCCCCTCCCCCCCAACTCGTATCTAAGAAACTGTATGAGCACCCTATCGAAATTAACGCTGCTGCCTGAAGTCGAGAAGTTCCTTAGCCGAGGTCGGCTTACTAGTTTTGTTGGTGGCCAGTCGTTTGAGTCTGGTTCAAGCGATGTTATCACGACGTACGATCCTGGCTCTGGAGAGAAATTAGCCGACGTCGAGGAGTTGACCTCGCAGGAAGTCGATCAGGCCGTGCAGGTTGCTGACGAAGCTTTCAAAAAGACTGGCTGGGCAACTATGCCAGTCAATGAGAGAGCCGCTCTGATTCATCGTCTGGCCGATGCCATCGAAAAGAAAGTAGCAATCCTTGGTCAAATTGAGTCGCTAGACGCAGGCAAGGTCGAAGCTCAGGCCCAAGGCGATGTTCAAAATTGTGCTGATACTCTTCGGTACTTTGCCGATCTTTCGCAGCACTTGAACCACCGCACGACCCTGGCCGTTAAGGGGCATGAAGCATGGACGATACGCAAGCCTTGGGGGGCATGTGCTTTCATCTTCCCTTGGAACTTTCCTATTCTGCTGATCGGTTGGGGAATTGCTCCTGCACTAGCGGCAGGCAACACCGTTGTGATCAAGCCGGCCGAAGACACGCCACTCTCGGCAATCTACCTGGCGGAATTGGCCAAAGAAGTTGGCATTCCCGATGGTGTAATCAATGTGATCACGGGACGAGGGGCAACCGTCGGTGCTGCTTTATCGAATAACAAGTTGATCAAGCGTATGTCCTTCACCGGATCACCTGAAGTGGGACGCCTGGTTGGTCAGTCGTGCGGTCACAACTTGGTGCCGGTAAAGCTAGAACTGGGTGGCAAAGGAGCAGCCGTTATTTTTGATGATGTGGATGTCGCGGATACAGCCGAGAAACTTGCCGCCGCGATCACGTTCCACTCTGGTCAGGTGTGCTGCGACGCAACCCGCTGGATAGTTCAACAAGATATCTATGACGAGTTCGTCAACCAATGCGTAGATCGACTTTCCGAGGTAAAGATTGGTCATCAACTTGAAGCTGATACTCAGATGGGCCCGGTCGTCAACGCCAAGCAGCGCGAACGCGTCTTGGGCTACCTAGAGAAAGGCGTCGCCGAGGGAGCCGAATGTGTCCTTAGTGGTGGGCCTGCACAGGTTGCCGGGTATGAGGGGCATTTCGTTAAGCCGGCCCTGCTGTCCGGTTCGTTAGGCAATACTGCAGCACAACAAGAGATCTTCGGCCCTGTCGCTTACCTTGCCTCGTTTAAGACGGAACAGGAAGCGATCGAGATGGCCAATTACACGACCTACGGCCTTGCTAATAGTGTTTGGACTGCCGACTTGGCTCGTGCCGGAAGAGTGGCTGAATCGATGGTCGCGGGCAACAGTTGGATTAACGCACATAACGTGTTTGCCCAAGGCGTTCCCTATGGTGGCATCAATCAAAGCGGTCTTGGCGGCGGTGTACTCTCGGTAGAAACGTTGCTGGATTACTACCGTAGTACATCAGTTGTTCGCCCACTCTGAGTTCGCAATCCCCAACAAAAAGATCAAATCCCAGCCATGCTCAGTAAGAACGACTATCTCCACCCGCGCGACGAGATCATGCAGACGATGGATCGTATCTATCGATATCGTATGACGACTACGTCGGGCGGAAATCTTTCGATTCGTGACGAAGCCGGAGACATCTGGATTACTCCGGCACGAGTCGATAAGGGAAACCTCTCGCGGAACGATATTATCTGCGTGCGATCTGACGGAACCGTGGAAGGGCCTCACCCGCCCTCCTCGGAGTTTCCCTTTCATAAAGCCATCTACGATGCCCGCTCTGATATCCAGGCCATCGTTCACGCGCATCCGGTAGCCCTGGTTGCATTTAGTATTTGTCAGGCGGTTCCTAATACGCGCCTTTTCCATCAAACCCACTCGGTCAGTGGTAAAGTCGGTTTCGCTCCCTACGCATGCCCTGGCAGCCAGCAACTGGGTAGCAATATTGCCGACTCGTTCGCTCAGGGGTGCGACAGTGTGATTCTGGAAAATCACGGTGTCGTCGTGGGTGCCGAATCGCTGGCTCGCGCCTTCGAACGTTTCGAGGCATTCGAGTTCGCAGGAAAAACTTTGATCAAAGCGAGCAAGCTTGGCAATGTGAATTACCTGGACGATTCGCAATTGGAACTGGCAGCGAACCGAAGCGTTGACTTGCCCACCTTTGAGCGATCAACGGCAAATCAGCAAGAACGTGAGCTTCGCAAACAGCTATGCGATTTCATTCGACGTGGTTGCCGCCAACGCTTGTTGATCAGTACCGAAGGCAGTTTTTCAGCGCGCCTCGACCAGGATTCATTTCTTATCACTCCGACCCAGCAGGATCGAGAGTCCCTCACGATTGATGACTTCGTTTTAGTGCACGAAGGGAGCCGAGAATCCGGTAAAAAGGCTAGTCGTGCGGTGATGGCTCATCGAGCCATTTACCAGAAGCACCCGAGCGTAAAAGCGATTGTTTTTGCACACCCGGTCAATGCGACCGCTTTTAGTGTTACGGACTCTAACTTAGATACGCGCACGATTCCAGAAAGCTATGTCTTCCTGCGAGATGTCGGACGCGTTCCCTACGGGGTCCAATATCACAACAATAGCCAAATCGCTGAACACATTTCCGCAAGTTCGCCTGCTGCTTTACTAGAGAACGACGGCGTGCTTGTCACAGGCTCCAGCGTGCTTGATGCATTCGATCGTTTGGAAGTTCTTGAGGCAACTTCGGAAGCCGTTATCAACGCAACCTCGATTGGGAAGGTTTCATCGATGCCGCAAACGGTGATCGATGAACTTCGCGCTGCGTTCCAGCTGAAATGACATTCCAGTGTGCTATTACTTGAAATTGGATTCAAACGGATTCCATTTCAATGAACGGGATCTTGGACGATAAAAAAAGGCGGAATCCTCATGCGAATTGGACTTGTCTTGATTGCCGCAATCGTGGTGGGACTATGTCACACGGTGGCGTGTGCGGCTGAGGAGGACTCCGCGAAGCCTAATATTGTATTTATCTTTGCCGATGACTGGGGATGGGGTGACTTAGGCTGTCACGGACATCCCTATGTGAAGACCCCTAATATCGATCGCCTGGCGAGTGAAGGCACCGACTTCCATCGCTTTACAGTGGCAAGCGGTGTCTGTTCGCCGAGTCGCGCGGCGGTCATGACGGGACATTTTCCGGCGAGGTACAACATCGACGGACATTTTGCCTGGGTGCCTAGCAATGCCCGCCGCAACATGCCTGATTGGTTGGATAAAGATGTTGTAACGATTCCCAAATTACTTCAATCGGCCGGCTATGCCACAGCCCATTATGGAAAGTGGCACCTGGCAAACGACATGATTCCCGACTCGCCTTCTCCAGGGGTTTATGGCTACGACACATACGGAGCATTTAACTGCTCCGGAGAGCAGATGCCAGTCCATGAAGACGCCACCAATGCGATCCAGTTCATCGAACAAAACGCGAAAGATGGGAAACCGTTCTTTATTAACTTGTGGATCCACGAGCCTCACACGCCATTTCACGTTGTTCCCAAGTATCGATGGCAATTGCGAGATGAAGGCCTTGAGGAGAACGATGAAATCTATGCATCGGTACTGATGCACGCTGACGAGAGAATTGGTGAGGTTCTCGATGCATTGGAGCAATTTGATGTCGCCGACAACACGCTCGTGATCTTCAGCTCTGACAATGGACCTGCAAGAGCCAAACCAGAAGCGGAACTCGAACTCACCTACGATACGGCTACCGGCGCAGGCTTCGGAATAGCCGCAGCGAAGGGAATTACCGCAGGCAGAAAAGGATATAAGGCTTCCTTGTTCGAAGGGGGAATCAATGTTCCATTCGTTGTTCGCTGGCCCAACAAGGTTGCGGCCGGAAAAGTCGATGACCAACTAATGATCTCAGCCGTCGATCTCCTGCCGACCTTTTGCGAGATAGCCGGTGCAAAGTTGCCTGACGGCTATCAAGCCGATGGCGTCAGTCAAGTTGTTCAACTCCAAGGAAAGTCAATGACGGGACGTAGTAAACCTCTGTTTTGGAAGATGTCTGGCCACGGACGGGGAGGCCGCTCTGAATCATATCACTGGGTGTCTTACTGCGTTGCTCACAATAATTGGAAGCTACTCGCCTCGAAAGACTTTGGCTATGTCGAACTGTATGACATAGTTCATGATCCCTACGAGGAAGAAGATTTGAACGATTTGAAGCCGGGTGTATCCTCGCAGCTGTTAAAAGTGCTTGCGGAGTGGAAAGACAGCCTGCCTGCGAAGCCAGACGCTAAGAATTATTCCAAACTTCGAGTGTCGCCGAGATGAAACCAATACGTTTGTTTCACCTCGTTTGCCCCAGTCCTGGGCTGGGTCAGGGAATCATTCGTAAGTTGAATATTCGGTGCAAAAATAACATCAGGGCTAACATTATCCCGCCACCTCGCGGCTACTACCTTGCCGGACGGGAAGGCAGTTAGAGAGGAGCACCCTCCGAGGAATTGTCATATGACCAAACATCGCGGTTACCTAAGCCTAATTTCGTTGACGTTCCTAATATCGACAAGCCCAACTTTTGCTGAGGAAACCAACGTTCTCGTCGCAGAAAGCGCCCGCGATTCGCTTGTTCGCGCTACGCAAGAGATGCGCAAGATCGACGCGAACGGTAATGGCGCATTCGAAAAGAACGAGGACGCTGCGGCCTGGCGACGCTATCGAAAGCTGGATACGAATCGTGATGAAGTGATCTCGATCGATGAACTTCGTAAGCTAAGGTTATCCTATCTCGAAACGAGCGGAGAGCGAAAACTTGACATCGTCTATAAAACCGCGGCTCAACAAGACATGCTCTTGGATCTTTATTATCCCCATCAAGAGACCATGAAAAAAGGATCTCCGTATCCTGTTGTTGTGTACACGCATGGAGGTGGATGGGCGGCAGGCAGCAAGCAGGGTATTGCCAAAGGTTTGTTTAAGGAAGTTTTTCAGAAGCTTCTCGATCGTGGGTTTGCCGTGGCCTCGGTCAATTATCGTCTTTGCCGATCCAATAGCAGGAACACCATGCGGGATTGTGTGATCGATTGCAAGGACGCTGTTCGTTACCTATCAATGAACAGCGACACGCTTAGGTTGGATCCTGCCCGGTTCTTCGTCATGGGCGATTCCGCCGGAGGGCAGTTGGCGCAGATGCTGCTACTCTCTGCACCGGAATCTATGCCAGGAGACAAAAAGCTGGCAGCGGTCTCTTATAAGATTCTGGCAGGCGTGTCGTGGTACGGACCATGTGATTTCGAGAAGACCGATCTCTTTAATCATGATGATCGAGACGACTTTCGGGATCGATTCGGACCTCGCATTCTAGGAACCGATTTAGACTTGGAGAGCAAACGGGAACGGTACCGGGAAGTGAGCCCGGTAAATTATCTGAGTAAAGACAATCCGCCGCTATTGATGATCCAAGGGGACAAGGATGTGACCATCCCCGTAAAGCATGCCTACTACATGAAGAAAAAGGCAGAGGCCGTTAAGGCACCAGTTGAGATTATGATCATCAACAACGCTGGTCATAACTGGCGAAAAGTCGGCGCGGACATCGATCCTTCACGAGAGGCGATCGTCCATCGAACCATTCAATTCTTTGTCGACTATCTTCCGCAGTAGATGGTACCGTGTTTTAAGCTTCGATAATAAATGCAAACATGACACTCCTAACATTATTCGAGAGACGCATGAAGTATCAATCACTCTTACTCATGGCTTCGTTGCTTGCCGTTACCCAGGTGCAGGCCTACGAATGGACGATCGACAGCGCGGACGATTGGAAACAGAATATCGAATCGTCCGAAGGGGCCATCGTCGCTGAAGGCTCGGTTTCGCCCAAAGCAATGACAGCGACCATCACAACTAAAGTTCACGTATCGAATGAGAAGCGTTCCGCTAAGTCGTTCACTTTAACGCAGTCGCCTATCTGGCAGAACTGGAATCCGATTGAAAATCTTGGTCCAGTTAATCTCGCCGACGCGCCAGTACTGCTTACGGTCGGACCGAATAATTACTGGATGTTCGGGCGTTATGGCAACAGGAAGAACCAGAACTCAAAGTTTCAACCGGAAGTAGTAACGCTGGAAGGGTTCGACATTCCGCTGCAAAGCACGCCATTCCCCAATCAGTTTAATGCATCTGGAGGCCTGAAGCCTGGCAAAGGTGGGTATCACGCTTGGCAGAGTCGTGACATGAAAAATTGGGTCCATCATGGCCCTGTTACGGAAGGATTCTCGAAGTGGGTTACTAGCGCCGAATGGGTCGACGGCAAGGCATTGATCTACTACGACTTTCCAAATGACCAAGATCCTCATGTTTATGTGGATGAAGACCTGTTTGACGGTAAGCCGGGCAAGAACATGGGCATTGCCGTCCGCGATCCGTCGCATGGTTCGGATGCTGGCTTCATTCGCGACCTTGAAGGCAATATGCATGTCATTATCGAGGATTGGAGTCCGATTAATGCCAGCAAGTGTTCGTGGGATTCGCCTCTAGCCGGTCACGCAGTGAGCCCGAATGGAATTGACGGATTCGAATTTCGTCAACCTCCAGTTGATATGCGTACGACTCCAACCGGAGAAACCGCCACTTACAAACACCCTCACTGGGCCAAGGAAGATCCGAAGAATTACAAAACAAACGTTGCCGAATACAACGTACATGAGCCAGAGCAGGAAGCTTATGGCGACTGGGCAGAGATCTGTATCGGTGGTCAGTACTACCTCTTTGGTGATTACGATCCTGTTGGCGGACATCAAATGAGCGTCGGCTGGTTCACATCCTCTTCCATTGACAAGCCGTTCAAATGGTGCGATCACATCGGGAACGGGCATCCCGATCCGGACGTAGCGTTTGCTGAGGGCCAATTCTATCTCGCAACCCAGCAAAAGACCGACTTCGTCAGTCCAGGGCCATGGGTAGAAACCGTCGAAGCTCGTGTCGGAGTCGATACCGATAAAGATGGCAAGAGCGACCAGTGGACCGATTGGACCGAGCTTAAAGAAAGTTATGACTACATTCCGGGTTTCTCGAAGCAAATCGCCAGAACACCAGCGCAGCTGGATCTTTCACCGCTACCTGCAGGCTACGGATTTCAAGTCGAACTGCGGCTGACAGATTCGACCGAGAATAAATCGAAACCGATCATCGAAAGCATGTCAGTGACATTTGCCGAGTAGGCTTGTCATGTTACTCCAAATATTGAGAAAGACCCACTTCGCTCTGCTGGCGGTTGCCGGCAGAAGAGGCCTCAAGCAATTCAAATTGAAAGAAATCGGTTCGCTTACTGGCTGGCAGGCGGAGATCCCTTCGTTCGCCCGGTCCTTCGGAATCGTTACGACCTCGAACCAGAGCCAGCCCAACGCCGTCGTTTCAGATGCGAGACAGGCGATGAATCGTATCGGTAAAGCAATTTGGTTGGAAACGCGATGTTGACCTGCAACCCAAAAACTGACCCAATGCAAGTGAGAAATTTAGAGTAAAATCTGGCCATCATTTTCGAGGAGATGATGACCATGAAGAAGTCGAAATTTACGGATCAGCAGATCGCGTTCGCGCTGAAGCAGGCAGAGACAGGGACGCCGGTCGATGAGGTCTGCCGTAAGCTGGGTGTCAGCCAGCAGACCTTCTATCGCTGGAAGAAGAAGTTCGCCGGACTGGGCGTGGAGGAACTGCGGCGTTTGAAGCAGTTGGAAGAAGAGAACAAGCGTTTGAAGTCGCTGGTTGCGGACCTGAGCTTAGATAAGCAGATCTTGCAGGACGTGCTGTCAAAAAAGCTTTGAAGCCTGCTCGCCTTCGGGAATGCGTGGAGGGTGCCAAGCGATGCTATCGAGTCAGCGAGGGTTGGGAGGTGAACGGGAAGCGAATCTATCGTCTTTACCGCTAGGAGCAGTTGAGTTTATGCAGGAAAACGCCGAAGCGTCGAGTCAGCTGTCGAGCGCGTGTCGATCGGCCGGAAGCTTCTCGCATTAACGACTGCTGGGCTATGGATTTCATGTCCGACGAGTTGTTCGACGGCCGTGCCATTCGGCTGTTAACGATAGTCGATCACTTTACTCGTGAGAGTCTGGCGATGGAGCGAACGCTGCCCAAAACGATCCGCGTCGACAACGGTCCCGAGTTTACGTCGAAGGCACTGGATCAATGGGCCTACGCGAACCAGGTCGTGCTCGACTTCAGTCGGCCTGGAAAGCCAACGGATAACGCCTTCATCGAATCATTCAACGGCAGCGTGAGGGCCGAGTGCCTGAACGAAAATTGGTTCTTGTCACTGGAGGACGCCCAAGAGAAGATAGAATCTTGGCGTCGTGACTACAACGAACACCGCCCACACAGCGCCCTGGGCAACCTGGCCCCCAGGGAATTCGCTTCATCTGGCCAGGCTAGCCTGGCCAGATGAAGATTCTGGATTTTCTCCTTTAGATTGGTACAGAAAAGGGAAGCAGGTCACCTGAGTTGTCTGACGCCGCAACATAAGTATACGTATTGGTGGTACTCCGAAGGCAGCATCGAGCCAGTCGAGGAACTGTTCGACACTAAAAACGATCCACACGAGATGACGAACCTGGCGGGAAAAACCAACAGCGAGGCAGTCCTGTCAGACATGCGGAAACGCTACGATCAAGAGCTGGCAAAGTGGAAGAGTCAGGCCGTGGACTATAATGACTACCAACGTTACGGAACTCTGTTCAGTCGTGCCCTGCCCTCTTCGGACGCTTCGAAGTAAGCGGTTCTTCTCGCGTTGGAGAAGGCAAATTGGGATGAATACCCGAGCCTCAGCGTTGTCTCACTTTTCCTGACGAACAACGCGAAAACCAATATAGCTGAACGCATCATGAGCTTCGGCAAACGCACGCACCGACGATCGGCATTGCAGAGGCGCAACGTACCATGAGCCCCCGCGTAGCGAACGCCAATCTCCATGTTGATGCTTGGGCGTATCCTCAGGGCCTTGTGGATTGACGATTGGTTCTGGTTTGGTTCGTGAACCGTTTTGACGAGCCTGGGTAAGCATATCGTCGTAATAGCGGTCGGAATACTTGTCGTGACACCATTCCCATACATT contains:
- a CDS encoding sulfatase family protein; protein product: MRIGLVLIAAIVVGLCHTVACAAEEDSAKPNIVFIFADDWGWGDLGCHGHPYVKTPNIDRLASEGTDFHRFTVASGVCSPSRAAVMTGHFPARYNIDGHFAWVPSNARRNMPDWLDKDVVTIPKLLQSAGYATAHYGKWHLANDMIPDSPSPGVYGYDTYGAFNCSGEQMPVHEDATNAIQFIEQNAKDGKPFFINLWIHEPHTPFHVVPKYRWQLRDEGLEENDEIYASVLMHADERIGEVLDALEQFDVADNTLVIFSSDNGPARAKPEAELELTYDTATGAGFGIAAAKGITAGRKGYKASLFEGGINVPFVVRWPNKVAAGKVDDQLMISAVDLLPTFCEIAGAKLPDGYQADGVSQVVQLQGKSMTGRSKPLFWKMSGHGRGGRSESYHWVSYCVAHNNWKLLASKDFGYVELYDIVHDPYEEEDLNDLKPGVSSQLLKVLAEWKDSLPAKPDAKNYSKLRVSPR
- a CDS encoding class II aldolase/adducin family protein, which gives rise to MLSKNDYLHPRDEIMQTMDRIYRYRMTTTSGGNLSIRDEAGDIWITPARVDKGNLSRNDIICVRSDGTVEGPHPPSSEFPFHKAIYDARSDIQAIVHAHPVALVAFSICQAVPNTRLFHQTHSVSGKVGFAPYACPGSQQLGSNIADSFAQGCDSVILENHGVVVGAESLARAFERFEAFEFAGKTLIKASKLGNVNYLDDSQLELAANRSVDLPTFERSTANQQERELRKQLCDFIRRGCRQRLLISTEGSFSARLDQDSFLITPTQQDRESLTIDDFVLVHEGSRESGKKASRAVMAHRAIYQKHPSVKAIVFAHPVNATAFSVTDSNLDTRTIPESYVFLRDVGRVPYGVQYHNNSQIAEHISASSPAALLENDGVLVTGSSVLDAFDRLEVLEATSEAVINATSIGKVSSMPQTVIDELRAAFQLK
- a CDS encoding alpha/beta hydrolase, which gives rise to MTKHRGYLSLISLTFLISTSPTFAEETNVLVAESARDSLVRATQEMRKIDANGNGAFEKNEDAAAWRRYRKLDTNRDEVISIDELRKLRLSYLETSGERKLDIVYKTAAQQDMLLDLYYPHQETMKKGSPYPVVVYTHGGGWAAGSKQGIAKGLFKEVFQKLLDRGFAVASVNYRLCRSNSRNTMRDCVIDCKDAVRYLSMNSDTLRLDPARFFVMGDSAGGQLAQMLLLSAPESMPGDKKLAAVSYKILAGVSWYGPCDFEKTDLFNHDDRDDFRDRFGPRILGTDLDLESKRERYREVSPVNYLSKDNPPLLMIQGDKDVTIPVKHAYYMKKKAEAVKAPVEIMIINNAGHNWRKVGADIDPSREAIVHRTIQFFVDYLPQ
- a CDS encoding aldehyde dehydrogenase family protein, which gives rise to MSTLSKLTLLPEVEKFLSRGRLTSFVGGQSFESGSSDVITTYDPGSGEKLADVEELTSQEVDQAVQVADEAFKKTGWATMPVNERAALIHRLADAIEKKVAILGQIESLDAGKVEAQAQGDVQNCADTLRYFADLSQHLNHRTTLAVKGHEAWTIRKPWGACAFIFPWNFPILLIGWGIAPALAAGNTVVIKPAEDTPLSAIYLAELAKEVGIPDGVINVITGRGATVGAALSNNKLIKRMSFTGSPEVGRLVGQSCGHNLVPVKLELGGKGAAVIFDDVDVADTAEKLAAAITFHSGQVCCDATRWIVQQDIYDEFVNQCVDRLSEVKIGHQLEADTQMGPVVNAKQRERVLGYLEKGVAEGAECVLSGGPAQVAGYEGHFVKPALLSGSLGNTAAQQEIFGPVAYLASFKTEQEAIEMANYTTYGLANSVWTADLARAGRVAESMVAGNSWINAHNVFAQGVPYGGINQSGLGGGVLSVETLLDYYRSTSVVRPL